In a single window of the Streptacidiphilus sp. P02-A3a genome:
- a CDS encoding HNH endonuclease, producing the protein MPTVSVLARRRRPDVLARGHDAAATLRRALRLTGRGTCAGCGIEAPPSALDVDHIVPLAHGGDDVTVNVQPLCRPCHRAKTRDDMGYGTLLL; encoded by the coding sequence GTGCCCACTGTCTCTGTCCTGGCTCGGCGACGCCGCCCCGACGTGCTTGCGCGCGGCCACGATGCCGCCGCCACCCTGCGTCGAGCGCTCCGCCTGACTGGCCGGGGCACGTGCGCGGGCTGCGGGATTGAAGCGCCCCCGTCCGCTCTCGACGTTGATCACATCGTGCCCCTTGCGCACGGTGGCGACGACGTCACGGTCAACGTCCAACCACTGTGCCGACCGTGTCACCGCGCCAAGACGCGCGACGACATGGGTTACGGCACGCTGCTGCTCTAG
- a CDS encoding recombinase family protein has protein sequence MSTPEIDTRPTIDLLARKSKILTKGDRLREVSTDEQIKQGRKWAADNGYRVRFEWVELGSAYNPARERKTFDKAMKALLNGETSALWVYMLDRFSRKGAEDVLKVIGKARVIFDYDRLDSMDERDRGRIIDEAERARAYSVRLSHRVKDVKTSQRDAGEWLGGSTPWGLNVDPKTRKVSPDDTPVTLGATETRGQRARRMVLALAFGVSGKALATELNRDGIPSPRGSFWSSGPLLRLLQSPAYMGLQGFHNGKRTLVYRNEKGETVSIGEGVVTPEEVEAARYGVAMNHSTLGATRHPGWNGGNARHLLSDISWCVGCGRAASCKGDGYVCGSTINGGRPCPAPVRANTKALESYVTGAWLAVVSALEPTDELAATIAERWAALSSPEETEEYAAAKAAHKRAQAALARLEGDRRAGYYDGPAEALYGPARREALTALMETQARVDELVTPTVHPGFLSADDDALRAMWDAAPLPLRRDLLRLAIDRIDIRKAGYQGQRFDGDARVTITWAKPNGDDD, from the coding sequence ATGAGCACACCTGAGATCGACACCCGACCCACGATCGACCTGCTCGCCCGCAAGTCCAAGATCCTCACCAAGGGCGACCGGCTGCGCGAAGTCTCGACCGATGAGCAGATCAAGCAGGGCCGGAAATGGGCCGCCGACAACGGATACCGCGTCCGCTTCGAATGGGTCGAACTGGGCTCCGCCTACAACCCGGCCCGCGAACGCAAGACCTTCGACAAAGCCATGAAAGCGCTTCTCAACGGGGAAACATCGGCCCTCTGGGTCTACATGCTCGACCGCTTTTCCCGAAAGGGTGCCGAGGACGTGCTAAAGGTCATCGGGAAGGCCCGGGTCATATTCGACTATGACCGGCTCGACTCCATGGACGAGCGCGACCGGGGCCGCATCATTGATGAGGCCGAACGCGCCCGCGCCTACTCGGTCCGCCTCTCCCACCGCGTCAAGGACGTCAAGACGTCGCAGCGCGACGCCGGGGAATGGCTCGGGGGCTCCACACCCTGGGGCCTCAACGTGGACCCGAAGACCCGGAAGGTCTCCCCGGACGACACCCCCGTGACGCTCGGCGCGACCGAGACGCGCGGGCAGCGCGCCCGCCGGATGGTGCTCGCCCTCGCGTTCGGCGTGAGCGGGAAGGCGCTCGCCACCGAACTGAACCGCGACGGCATCCCCTCCCCGCGCGGCTCGTTCTGGAGTAGCGGCCCGCTGCTGCGGTTGCTCCAGTCTCCGGCGTACATGGGGCTACAGGGGTTCCACAACGGCAAGCGCACGCTGGTCTACCGCAACGAGAAGGGCGAGACGGTCAGCATCGGCGAAGGCGTCGTCACGCCGGAAGAGGTCGAGGCGGCCCGCTACGGCGTCGCCATGAACCACTCCACCCTCGGTGCCACCCGGCACCCGGGGTGGAACGGCGGCAACGCTCGGCACCTGCTGAGTGACATCTCGTGGTGCGTCGGCTGCGGACGCGCGGCATCGTGCAAGGGGGACGGCTACGTGTGCGGCTCGACCATCAACGGCGGACGCCCCTGCCCCGCCCCGGTACGGGCCAACACGAAGGCGCTGGAGTCGTACGTCACGGGGGCGTGGCTCGCCGTCGTCTCCGCGCTCGAACCGACAGACGAACTGGCCGCCACCATCGCCGAACGCTGGGCCGCCCTGTCGTCCCCGGAGGAGACAGAGGAGTACGCCGCCGCCAAGGCAGCCCACAAGCGGGCACAAGCGGCCCTCGCCCGGCTTGAGGGCGACCGGCGGGCCGGGTACTACGACGGACCGGCGGAAGCGCTCTACGGCCCCGCCCGGCGCGAGGCACTGACCGCGCTGATGGAGACACAGGCGCGCGTCGATGAGCTGGTCACGCCGACCGTCCACCCCGGGTTCCTGAGCGCCGACGACGACGCGCTCCGGGCCATGTGGGACGCCGCACCGCTGCCACTCCGGCGCGACCTGCTGCGGCTCGCCATCGACCGCATCGACATCCGCAAGGCTGGCTACCAGGGGCAGCGCTTCGACGGCGACGCCCGCGTCACCATCACCTGGGCCAAGCCCAACGGAGACGACGACTGA
- a CDS encoding amidase, with amino-acid sequence MAPPARTPWDLERSAGGSSGGAGAAVAAGLAPVAHGSDGGGSIRIPASVCGLFGIKPSRGRVSSGPTLYDISGLSTSGPLARTVADAAALLDVLAGPMPGDSGTAPALPTGETFLDYAHRDPQSLRVAVLTTPPVPGVSVHPDCLAATESAAELLAGLGHRTEALELPADDTLRQVFETVWSVMAAQRPVPPEQEERLMPLTKYLRAEGRKVSGPDFATALYTFRAVGALVASLQEQYDVILTPTLARPPQLVGGLRDDADPAREFEGIAAFTPFAALYNATGQPAVNLPLQWNAAGLPIGVMLGGRYGDESTLISLSSQLERARPWADRKPELW; translated from the coding sequence GTGGCGCCCCCCGCGCGTACTCCCTGGGACCTGGAGCGGTCCGCCGGGGGCTCCAGCGGCGGCGCGGGCGCGGCGGTCGCCGCCGGGCTCGCCCCGGTCGCGCACGGCAGCGACGGCGGCGGCTCGATCCGGATACCGGCGTCGGTCTGCGGGCTGTTCGGGATCAAGCCCAGCCGCGGCCGGGTCAGCAGCGGGCCGACGCTGTACGACATCAGCGGCCTCAGTACCAGCGGTCCGCTGGCCCGCACCGTCGCCGACGCCGCCGCGCTGCTGGACGTGCTGGCCGGGCCGATGCCCGGCGACTCCGGCACCGCGCCCGCGCTGCCGACCGGCGAGACCTTCCTCGACTACGCCCACCGCGACCCGCAGTCGCTCCGGGTCGCGGTGCTGACCACCCCGCCGGTGCCGGGCGTCAGCGTGCACCCGGACTGCCTCGCGGCCACCGAGAGCGCGGCCGAGCTGCTGGCCGGGCTCGGGCACCGCACCGAGGCGCTGGAACTGCCCGCCGACGACACCCTGCGCCAGGTGTTCGAGACGGTGTGGTCGGTGATGGCGGCGCAGCGCCCGGTCCCGCCGGAGCAGGAGGAGCGGCTGATGCCGCTCACCAAGTACCTGCGGGCCGAGGGCCGGAAGGTCTCCGGTCCCGACTTCGCCACCGCGCTGTACACCTTCCGGGCGGTCGGCGCGCTGGTCGCCTCGCTCCAGGAGCAGTACGACGTGATCCTCACGCCGACCCTGGCCCGGCCCCCGCAGCTGGTCGGCGGGCTGCGCGACGACGCGGACCCGGCCCGGGAGTTCGAGGGCATCGCGGCGTTCACGCCGTTCGCGGCCCTGTACAACGCCACCGGCCAGCCCGCCGTCAACCTGCCGCTGCAGTGGAACGCGGCCGGGCTGCCGATCGGCGTGATGCTCGGCGGGCGCTACGGCGACGAGTCCACCTTGATATCGCTGTCCTCACAGCTGGAACGGGCCCGGCCGTGGGCGGACCGCAAGCCCGAGCTCTGGTAG
- a CDS encoding ROK family transcriptional regulator: MPLALIATPTPPPTPDLPDGAAAVLRATLRGGPLARTAISRETGLSPAAVSRHTAELLALGLVYEPPAAQAAPRPGRPRVPLDIDTGYHLAVGVHIAVPQLTFSLTDLRGRVVAQELAPRRAAPAEVLRDIAGYLPGLLRRHAADRSVLGLGVVTGGWVDPDSGTVVENSALGWRDVPVRRLLGSATRLPIHVEGHARALAQAELLFGAARGGDLVHLFVGNAVDAAIAAGGTLLRGRRNGAGGIAHLPVPGSTAACPCGGTGCLQATVSDRVFAERATAQGVVPRPEIGLLLAAARRGDPRALELCRERLRLIAPAVALLLDMISPEVLVVTDAVTLYLPELLPFLHQRIAERTRQAPEQLVRPSSFGPQVLAVAAGTPVLAAVHRDPLALRTAGMRG, from the coding sequence ATGCCGCTCGCGCTGATCGCCACGCCCACTCCGCCGCCCACCCCCGACCTGCCGGACGGCGCCGCCGCCGTGCTCCGCGCCACCCTCCGGGGCGGGCCGCTGGCCCGTACCGCGATCAGCAGGGAGACCGGGCTGAGCCCGGCCGCCGTGTCCCGGCACACCGCCGAGCTGCTGGCGCTGGGCCTGGTCTACGAGCCGCCCGCGGCGCAGGCCGCGCCCCGGCCGGGACGCCCGCGCGTCCCGCTGGACATCGACACCGGCTACCACCTGGCGGTAGGCGTCCACATCGCGGTGCCGCAGCTGACCTTCTCGCTGACCGACCTGCGCGGGCGGGTGGTCGCCCAGGAGCTGGCCCCGCGCCGGGCCGCCCCGGCCGAGGTGCTCCGGGACATCGCCGGATACCTGCCGGGCCTGCTGCGGCGGCACGCGGCCGACCGCTCGGTGCTCGGCCTGGGTGTGGTCACCGGGGGCTGGGTGGACCCGGACTCCGGCACGGTGGTCGAGAACAGCGCGCTGGGCTGGCGGGACGTCCCGGTGCGGCGGCTGCTCGGGTCGGCCACCCGGCTGCCGATCCACGTCGAGGGGCACGCCCGGGCGCTGGCCCAGGCCGAGCTGCTGTTCGGCGCGGCCCGGGGCGGCGACCTGGTGCACCTGTTCGTCGGCAATGCCGTGGACGCCGCCATCGCCGCCGGCGGGACCCTGCTGCGCGGACGCCGCAACGGCGCGGGCGGCATCGCCCACCTGCCGGTGCCGGGCTCGACCGCCGCCTGCCCGTGCGGCGGCACCGGCTGCCTGCAGGCCACCGTCTCCGACCGGGTCTTCGCCGAGCGCGCGACCGCGCAGGGGGTGGTCCCGCGACCGGAGATCGGCCTGCTGCTGGCCGCCGCGCGCCGGGGCGACCCGCGGGCGCTGGAGCTCTGCCGGGAGCGGCTGCGGCTGATCGCCCCGGCCGTGGCGCTGCTGCTGGACATGATCAGCCCGGAGGTGCTGGTGGTCACCGACGCGGTCACCCTGTACCTGCCCGAGCTGCTGCCGTTCCTGCACCAGCGGATCGCCGAGCGGACCAGGCAGGCACCGGAGCAGCTGGTCCGGCCCAGTTCCTTCGGCCCGCAGGTGCTGGCGGTGGCCGCCGGTACGCCGGTGCTGGCCGCCGTGCACCGCGATCCACTGGCGCTGCGCACCGCCGGAATGCGCGGATGA
- a CDS encoding LLM class flavin-dependent oxidoreductase: protein MSSARRQLHLNLFLMGVGHHEAAWRHPRTDPSRLSDIRYFQELAATAEAAAFDSVFLADGVEGPTPGANAWVSHFEPFTLLSALAVSTERIGLIGTVSTGFTEPYNLARQFASLDHLSRGRAGWNIVTSAGDRAARNFGRDRNQDHATRYRRAAEYLEVVGSLWDSWEDDALLLDRVAGRVTAPDKLHEIDHRGEHFQVLGPLNIPRGPQGHPLLVQAGSSEDGRDFAARHAEAVFTAQQTLEEGQAFYRDLKRRAAALGRDPGGVVVLPGIVPVLGSTEAEAKALDQELDLLIDPSRAVGTLSTLLGVDLRDHPLDAPLPPLPPVAAINGAKSRFELVRDLAERDGLTLRQLIGRLGGGRGHQVLAGTPEQVADHIELWFGQGAADGFNVMPPILPEGLDLFTEHVVPLLRERGLFRHEYQGTTLREHYGLPRPANRYTDRYPNR, encoded by the coding sequence ATGTCCTCAGCACGCAGGCAACTGCACCTCAACCTGTTCCTCATGGGCGTGGGCCACCACGAAGCCGCCTGGCGGCACCCGCGTACCGACCCGTCCCGGCTGTCCGACATCCGGTACTTCCAGGAGCTCGCCGCGACCGCCGAGGCGGCGGCGTTCGACTCGGTGTTCCTGGCCGACGGCGTCGAGGGGCCGACGCCCGGGGCCAACGCCTGGGTCAGCCACTTCGAGCCGTTCACGCTGCTGTCGGCGCTGGCGGTGAGCACCGAGCGGATCGGCCTGATCGGGACGGTCTCCACCGGCTTCACCGAGCCCTACAACCTGGCCCGGCAGTTCGCCTCGCTGGACCACCTCAGCCGGGGGCGGGCCGGGTGGAACATCGTCACCTCGGCCGGTGACCGGGCGGCGCGCAACTTCGGCCGCGACCGGAACCAGGATCACGCCACCCGCTACCGGCGGGCCGCCGAGTACCTGGAGGTGGTCGGCAGCCTGTGGGACAGCTGGGAGGACGACGCCCTGCTGCTCGACCGGGTGGCGGGCCGGGTGACCGCCCCGGACAAACTGCACGAGATCGACCACCGGGGCGAGCACTTCCAGGTGCTCGGGCCGCTGAACATCCCGCGCGGCCCGCAGGGGCATCCGCTGCTGGTACAGGCCGGATCGTCGGAGGACGGCCGGGACTTCGCGGCCCGCCACGCCGAGGCGGTGTTCACCGCGCAGCAGACCCTGGAGGAGGGGCAGGCGTTCTACCGCGACCTCAAGCGCCGCGCGGCGGCGCTCGGACGCGACCCCGGCGGGGTGGTGGTGCTGCCCGGGATCGTCCCGGTGCTGGGCTCCACCGAGGCCGAGGCCAAGGCGCTGGACCAGGAGCTGGACCTCCTGATCGACCCGTCCCGGGCGGTGGGCACGCTGTCCACCCTGCTCGGGGTGGACCTGCGCGACCACCCGCTGGACGCGCCGCTGCCGCCGCTGCCCCCGGTCGCCGCCATCAACGGCGCCAAGAGCCGGTTCGAGCTGGTCCGGGACCTGGCCGAGCGGGACGGCCTGACGCTGCGGCAGCTCATCGGCCGGCTCGGCGGCGGGCGCGGGCACCAGGTCCTCGCCGGGACGCCGGAGCAGGTCGCCGACCACATCGAGCTGTGGTTCGGCCAGGGCGCCGCCGACGGCTTCAACGTGATGCCGCCGATCCTGCCCGAGGGCCTGGACCTGTTCACCGAGCACGTCGTGCCGCTGCTGCGCGAGCGCGGCCTGTTCCGGCACGAGTACCAGGGCACGACCCTGCGCGAGCACTACGGCCTGCCGCGCCCCGCGAACCGCTACACGGACCGCTACCCGAACCGCTAG